One Myxococcales bacterium genomic region harbors:
- a CDS encoding M20/M25/M40 family metallo-hydrolase translates to MSTSTPASRVAEKAEASARASFARLGRYLAFAPISSDPSRASSVRELAETLAKDLTSAGLSRARVLDLPNVPGAHPCVAAEWLGAGPSKPTVLIYGHFDVQPVAGEAWDTPPHEIVEKGGRLYGRGAADDMGGWLSHLIAIESWFSEAGSLPCNVKLLLEGEEEIGSPNLEAFMDAYPDAFAADAMVLTDCENPSTEIPGLTVSLRGLLEVEVEVASAKSDVHSGLWGNVVPDPAITLISLISRLVDGDGRMKLGRRPIDPVWLASSRDVPLTPEVIRVGARLRDEVAPLPDRGLTPAAWAWRQPAVTILSTTFPAPGTEKNAIRKAASAKLSMRIAPGQTKGELLELVSAELRRDVPGGLTVTITEQSAASSSWDYEAKGPAFEAADRAYTKAWGRAPIRVGIGGSIPFVSLFGKRFSRLPLMLNGVIDPETGAHGPNESMDIGVYVKTAVANVHLYDELGALGETLVG, encoded by the coding sequence ATGTCGACTTCGACCCCTGCGTCCCGTGTCGCCGAAAAAGCCGAAGCGTCGGCGCGAGCCTCGTTCGCCCGCCTCGGTCGTTATCTGGCGTTCGCTCCGATCTCGAGTGATCCGTCCCGAGCTTCGAGCGTGCGTGAGCTCGCCGAGACCCTCGCGAAGGATCTCACGTCGGCCGGGCTCTCCCGCGCGCGTGTGCTCGATCTGCCGAACGTCCCCGGGGCGCACCCGTGTGTCGCCGCGGAGTGGCTGGGCGCAGGCCCCTCGAAGCCCACGGTGCTCATCTACGGGCACTTCGACGTGCAACCCGTCGCAGGAGAGGCGTGGGATACGCCGCCCCACGAGATCGTCGAGAAGGGCGGGAGGCTCTACGGCCGTGGCGCCGCCGACGACATGGGCGGCTGGCTCTCGCACCTCATCGCGATCGAGTCGTGGTTCTCGGAGGCCGGCTCTCTCCCGTGCAACGTGAAGCTCCTCCTCGAAGGCGAGGAAGAGATCGGGAGCCCGAACCTCGAGGCGTTCATGGACGCGTACCCCGACGCGTTCGCCGCCGACGCGATGGTGCTCACGGATTGCGAGAACCCGAGCACCGAGATCCCGGGCCTCACGGTGAGCCTCCGCGGCCTCCTCGAGGTCGAGGTCGAGGTCGCGAGCGCCAAGAGCGACGTGCACTCGGGCCTGTGGGGAAATGTGGTGCCCGACCCGGCGATCACGTTGATTTCGTTGATCTCTCGGCTGGTCGACGGCGATGGGCGCATGAAGCTCGGGCGGAGGCCGATCGATCCCGTGTGGCTCGCGAGCTCGCGCGACGTGCCGCTCACCCCCGAGGTCATTCGTGTTGGCGCGCGCCTCCGCGACGAGGTCGCGCCGCTCCCCGATCGTGGGCTCACCCCTGCCGCGTGGGCTTGGCGCCAGCCGGCGGTCACGATCTTGTCGACGACCTTCCCTGCGCCCGGCACCGAGAAGAACGCGATCCGAAAGGCGGCCTCGGCGAAGCTCAGCATGCGCATCGCGCCGGGGCAGACCAAGGGAGAGCTGCTCGAGCTCGTGTCGGCCGAGCTCCGTCGCGACGTCCCCGGCGGTTTGACCGTCACCATCACGGAGCAGTCGGCCGCGTCGTCGTCGTGGGACTACGAGGCCAAGGGGCCCGCGTTCGAGGCTGCGGATCGCGCCTACACGAAGGCTTGGGGCCGAGCGCCGATTCGGGTCGGCATCGGCGGCTCGATCCCGTTCGTCTCGCTCTTCGGCAAGCGCTTCTCCAGGCTCCCGCTCATGCTGAACGGCGTCATCGATCCGGAGACGGGCGCGCACGGACCGAACGAGTCGATGGACATCGGCGTGTACGTGAAGACCGCGGTCGCCAACGTGCACCTTTACGACGAGCTCGGTGCGCTCGGCGAGACGCTCGTAGGCTGA
- a CDS encoding SDR family NAD(P)-dependent oxidoreductase, which yields MSKTIVVCGHGPGISDAVARKFGKEGYAVALVARNAERLEKAAKALGDAGVRAAAFPTDLADFGAVKAMIGKAREALGPIGVVHYNAYAGGAGNLLEASAADLHAPFDVSVGGLVAAVQAAHADLVAAKGALLVTGGGFAYYDPKVDAMATQWGAMGLAVSKAAQHKTVGLLAAKLGADGVYVGEVVVLGMVKGTAFDSGHATLDANDIAAKFWEMHGARNELSVNFG from the coding sequence ATGTCGAAGACCATCGTCGTGTGCGGTCATGGGCCGGGGATCTCGGATGCCGTGGCGAGGAAGTTCGGAAAAGAGGGCTACGCGGTCGCGCTCGTCGCGAGGAACGCGGAGAGGCTCGAGAAGGCCGCGAAGGCCCTCGGGGACGCCGGTGTACGGGCCGCCGCGTTCCCCACGGACCTCGCCGATTTCGGCGCGGTGAAGGCCATGATCGGCAAGGCGCGCGAGGCGCTCGGCCCCATCGGGGTCGTGCACTACAACGCGTACGCGGGTGGCGCGGGGAACCTGCTCGAGGCTTCGGCCGCCGATCTGCACGCGCCGTTCGACGTCAGCGTCGGTGGGCTCGTCGCGGCCGTCCAGGCGGCCCACGCCGACCTCGTCGCCGCGAAGGGCGCGCTGCTCGTGACGGGCGGCGGCTTCGCCTACTACGACCCGAAGGTCGACGCGATGGCCACGCAGTGGGGCGCCATGGGGCTCGCGGTGTCGAAGGCCGCGCAGCACAAGACCGTCGGTCTGCTCGCGGCCAAGCTCGGCGCCGACGGCGTCTACGTGGGCGAAGTGGTGGTGCTCGGGATGGTCAAGGGCACGGCGTTCGACTCCGGCCACGCGACGCTCGACGCGAACGACATCGCCGCCAAATTCTGGGAGATGCACGGCGCCCGCAACGAGCTCTCGGTCAACTTCGGCTGA